The region CATGCAATCGTGGCGGCCATCAGCATCGCCAGCACCGTGCCGTACATGCCGCACGAGAAAATGACCGGCCTGATCCCGGTCATCACTCACGCAGCACGACAACTATCGGCAGAGCTGGGAGGTTAACTCCCTTGCCCGCGTCCTCTCCCGGAAGGAGAGGGCGAGGGTGCTTCGGGTTTAGGCCTTCAACGTTTTCATGTCGATCACAAAGCGATACTTCACGTCGCCTTTGACCACGCGCTCGAACGCTTCATTGATGTTTTTGATATCCAGCATTTCGATGTCGCACGTAATGCCATGTTCAGCGCTGAAATCGAGCATTTCCTGGGTTTCTGCGATCCCGCCGATCAATGAACCGGCCAGTACGCGGCGTTTGAACACCAGGTTGAAGGCATCCAGCGCAGGTTCGATCGGTTCGATCAGCCCCACCAGAATGTGCACCCCATCAAAACGCAGGGTTTCGAGGTAGGGGTTCAGGTCGTGCTTGACCGGGATGGTGTCCAGCAGGAAGTCGAAATGACCGGCTGCGGCTTTCATCTGTTCGGCGTCGGTGGAGACAATCACGTGGTCGGCACCCTGACGGCGGGCTTCTGCAGCCTTGGCTTCGGAACGGGTGAAGAGTGTGACTTCAGCGCCCATGGCCTTGGCAAATTTGATGCCCATGTGGCCCAGGCCACCCATGCCCAGAATCCCGACCTTGTCGCCAGGCTCAACGCCGTAGTGTTGCAGCGGCGAGTAGGTGGTGATGCCTGCGCACAGCAGCGGGGCAGCGCTGGCCGGGTCGAGGTTTTCCGGGATTCGTACGACGAAGGCTTCGCGGACGACGATGCTGTCCGAGTAGCCGCCCATGGTTGTCGTGCCATCGATACGGTCCGGTGAGCCATAGGTCTGGGTGAAGCCCTCAAGGCAATATTGCTCCAGGTCTTCTTTACAGGCGGAGCATTCGCGGCACGAATCGACCATGCAGCCCACCCCGACCAGATCCCCGACTTTGTACTGGGTGACATCACTACCGATCGCGGTGACCTTGCCGACGATTTCGTGGCCTGGCATAACCGGGTAAACCGCGAAGCCCCAATCGTTATTCACCTGGTGAATGTCGGAGTGGCAAACGCCGCAGTACATCACTTCGATGGCTACGTCATCCGGGCGCGGTTCACGGCGGTTGAACGGCAGCGGAGCCAGAGGTGCGGAGGTTGTTTTAGCGGCATAGCCGATGGCGTTGTAGGTGACAGTGGACATGGAGAACCTCGCGAAACGTTGACTGTGAACAAGGGTGTGAGTTTGCGCCCGTGCGTCTTGCAGAACTATGACGATTCCTCCGCTTGTCATGCCTATTCGTCCGGAGCCGCGGACTGAGTGTCGCTTTAGCCGGCAATTCTGCGAAGATGCGGCGGTCTATTCCTCTTGTGAACGTATTGCCATGTTTTTGACCCGTCACCGTGATGAGAACGCCACACTGGTGTCGCTGATCAAACCGTTGGCGACCCGGTCGGGTTTTGTCTCGACCTTGTTGCCGCAAGTCCGTGTCGTCTCGGCCTGTGAAGCGGTGGCCCGGATGCCGCAGATTTATGAGCCTAGCCTAATGGTGATTGCCCAAGGCAGTAAGTTGGCCTATCTGGGTCAGCGCACCCTGGAATACGGCGCCGGGCATTATCTGGTGCAGGCGTTATCAGTGCCCTTTGAGTGTGAAACCTTTGCCTCTGACGAGGAGCCGTTACTGGGTGTGGCGATCAGTATTGACCGGGCGGTACTGGGCGAACTGGTGCTGGCGATGGGGCTGGACCCGCAGCGCAGTGCCGTGCCGCAGACCCCTGAGTCGATGACGTCGGCGGTGCTGGATGACGAAATGCGCCAGGCGGTCGAGCGACTGTTGCGTTGCCTGCATGACCCGATGGAATGCCGGATCATGGGGCCGGCGAGGTTGCGCGAAGTGTTGTTTGCGGCATTGCGTGGTCCCCAGGCCGGAGTGCTGCGGGCCCTGGTCGAGCAACAGGGACAATTTGCGCGAGTGGCGGCATCGTTGAGTCATTTACACGAGCACTTTGCCGAACCGCTGAGTGTTGAGACGCTGGCGCGGTGTGCCAACATGAGCGCTTCCACCTTCCATGAGCATTTCAAGCGCAGCACCCTGCTTTCACCGGTGCAGTACCTCAAGCGTCTGCGCTTGCTGCGGGCTCAGCAATTGCTGCTGAGCGAAGGTTTGGGCGTAGCCCAGGTTGCCGAGCGCGTGGGTTATCAAAGCACCTCGCAATTCAGCCGCGAGTACAAGCGCTACTTCGAACGCAGCCCGGGGCATGAGGGGGCAGCAACTGTCAGTTAAGAGCAATACGACCAGAACCTGTAGGAGCGAGCTTGCTCGCGATGGCTTCCGACGGGCACGAAAAAGGCTCCCGCAGGAGCCTTTTTCGTGAGCGCGATACGGCTTACATGTTCGGGTAAGTCGGACCGCCGGCACCTTCCGGGGTAACCCAGGTGATGTTTTGCGACGGATCTTTGATGTCGCAGGTTTTGCAGTGAACGCAGTTTTGCGCGTTGATCTGGAAGCGCTTCTCGCCGCTTTCCTGGGTGATTACTTCATACACGCCTGCCGGGCAGTAACGCTGCGCGGGTTCGTCGTACAGCGGCAGGTTGACGCTGATCGGGATACTCGGGTCGCGTAGCTTGAGGTGACACGGCTGCTCTTCTTCATGGTTGGTGCTGGAGAGGAAGACCGAGCTGAGTTTGTCGAAGCTGAGTTTGCCATCGGGTTTCGGGTAGTCGATCTTCTTGCAGTCCGAGGCGTGCTTGAGGCAAGCGTAGTCGGGCTTGGTGTCGTGCAGGGTGAACGGCAGCTTGCCGCCGAAAATGTTCTGGTCGAGCCAGTTGAAGCCTGCACCCATGATCGGGCCGAACTTGTGCATCGCCGGACCGAAGTTGCGGCTGGCGAACAGTTCGTCGAACAGCCAGCTGCCTTTGAAGGCTTCAACGTAGGTGTTGAGTGCATCGCCGCCTTCGGAGCCGGCGAGCAGCGAATCGGCCACAGCGTCTGCCGCCAGCATGCCCGACTTCATTGCCGTGTGGCTGCCTTTGATCTTGGCCACGTTCATGGTGCCCAGATCGCAGCCGATCAGTGCGCCACCGTTGAAGACCATTTTCGGCAGGGAGTTCAGGCCACCTTTAGCCAGGGCACGAGCGCCGTAGCTGATGCGCTTGCCGCCTTCCAGGTACTGCTTGAGTACCGGGTGATGTTTGAGACGCTGGAACTCGTCGAAGGGCGACAGGAACGTGTTGCTGTAGGACAGGTCAACGATCAGGCCGACAACCACCTGGTTGTTTTCCAGGTGGTACAGGAAAGAACCGCCGGTGTTTTCGCGGCTGATGATGTCCAGCGGCCAGCCAGCCGTGTGAACTACCAGGCCTGGTTGGTGTTTGGCCGGATCGATTTCCCAGATTTCTTTCAGGCCGATGCCGTAGTGCTGGCTGTCTGCTTCGCTGTCGAGCTTGAAGCGTTCGATCAGTTGCTTGCCAAGGTGGCCACGGCAACCTTCAGCGAACAAAGTGTACTTGCCGCGCAGTTCCATGCCGGGGGTATACAGGCCTTCCTTGGGGTTGCCTTCACGGTCAACGCCCAGATCACCGGTGATGATCCCGCGCACGACATTGTTTTCGTCGAACAGGACTTCCTGGGCAGCAAAACCCGGGTAGATTTCTACGCCCAGGTTCTCGGCCTGCTGTGCCAGCCAGCGGCACAGGTTGCCCAGGGAGATGATGTAGTTGCCTTCGTTGTGCATGGTTTTAGGCACAAACAGATCAGGCACCTTGGTCGCGGTGGCTTCGCTGCGCAGTACATAAATGTCGTCGCGGGTGACTGGTGTATTGAGCGGGGCGCCCAGTTCTTTCCAGTCAGGGAACAGTTCGTTCAGGGCGCGGGGTTCGAACACCGCACCGGATAGAATGTGAGCACCGACTTCGGAGCCTTTTTCAACCACGCAGACGCTAATTTCTTTACCGGCTTCGGCGGCCTTCTGCTTTAGACGGCAGGCGGCGGACAAACCGGCGGGGCCGGCGCCGACGATGACCACGTCGAATTCCATGTATTCGCGTTCCACAGGCTATCTCCTACTCAAGGCTCAACGGTATTTTTCTAATTGGAGGTTTGGCACTTCATCCATTATTCCCTCGCTTGCGAGGCTGAAAGGCGCAATGGATGACATACCACTCTCTCTATGGGCGCAGCATTATATCTACACCACTAGCAGCGTCCAATACAAACGTTTGTTTGAATCTGCTGCAAGCCAGTTAAATCAAAGACACGCGGCCCGAAAGTGGCCGATTTGCTGTATTGACCGCAAATGGTGTTCCGGTCAAGATACGGTCGGTTTTGCGCTCGCCGTAGGCTGATTGTCGGTTTCAAGAGCACCTCTAAAGACAGGGCACAGGCGTTAGCCTGTAAGAGCCTGCCATTCCTGGAGCGGAGTTTACACGTCCTTTTGGTCGATGACTTACTCGTCATGCCGGACAGACGGTCGCATGCAAGGTTATAGGCACTCATCGCTTCCTGTTCTGAGGAAGGCAACGATCTTTGGAGGTGCCCTTGTGCTGATGAGCATCAACCGCCAGGTTCGCCTAGGCGACTTTCTTTTCACCGGAGAGTAACGAGGAATCCATGAAGGTTCTTGTAGCTGTCAAACGAGTGGTCGATTACAACGTTAAGGTTCGCGTCAAAGCGGACAACTCCGGCGTTGACCTCGCCAACGTCAAGATGTCGATGAACCCCTTCTGCGAAATCGCAGTGGAAGAAGCCGTACGCCTGAAAGAGAAGGGCGTTGCGACTGAAATCGTCGTCGTCTCCATCGGTCCGACCACGGCTCAGGAACAGCTGCGTACTGCGCTGGCTCTGGGTGCCGATCGTGCCATCCTCGTCGAATCTGCCGAAGACCTGACCTCGCTGGCCGTGGCCAAGCTGCTCAAGGCGGTGGTCGACAAGGAGCAGCCACAGCTGGTGATCCTGGGCAAACAAGCCATCGACAGCGACAACAACCAGACCGGCCAGATGCTGGCGGCGCTGACCGGTTACGGTCAGGGCACCTTTGCTTCGAACGTTGAAGTGGCGGGCGACAAGGTTGCTGTCACCCGTGAAATCGACGGCGGCGCACAAACGGTTTCGCTGAGTTTGCCGGCCATTATCACCACCGACCTGCGTTTGAACGAGCCGCGTTATGCGTCCCTGCCAAACATCATGAAAGCTAAAAAGAAGCCGCTTGAAGTGCTGACGCCAGACGCGTTGGGCGTTTCCACAGCTTCGACCAACAAGACTGTGAAAGTTGAAGCGCCGGCAGCACGCAGCGCTGGCATCAAGGTCAAGTCGGTGGCTGAACTGGTCGAGAAACTGAAAAACGAAGCGAAGGTAATCTAATCATGACTATCTTGGTAATCGCAGAACACGACGGCAAGGTGCTGGCTCCGGCTACGCTGAACACCGTAGCCGCCGCTGCCAAAATCGGCGGCGATATCAACGTTCTGGTTGCAGGCCAGGGCATCGGTTCCGTGGCTGAAGCTGCGGCAAAAATCGCTGGTGTGGCCAAAGTGCTGGTGGCCGATAACGCCGCTTATGCGCATCAGTTGCCAGAAAACGTAGCGCCCCTGGTTGCAGAGCTGGGTGCCGGCTACAGCCACATCCTGGCCGCCGCGACCTCCAACGGCAAAAACATCCTGCCGCGCGTCGCCGCGCAGCTGGACGTCGATCAGATCTCCGAGATCATCTCGGTTGAAAGCGCTGACACCTTCAAGCGCCCGATCTACGCCGGTAACGCCATTGCTACCGTGCAATCCACAGCGCCGGTCAAAGTCATCACCGTACGTGCCACCGGTTTCGATCCGGTTGCTGCAGAAGGCGGTTCGGCGGCGGTTGAAGCGGTTGCAGCGGTTCACGATGCAGGCACTTCGTCGTTTGTTGGTGAGGAACTGGCCAAGTCTGACCGTCCTGAGCTGACCGCTGCCAAAATCGTCGTTTCCGGCGGTCGTGGCATGCAGAACGGCGACAACTTCAAACACCTGTACGCTCTGGCCGACAAGCTGGGCGCTGCTGTTGGCGCTTCGCGTGCTGCGGTCGACGCCGGTTTTGTGCCGAACGACATGCAGGTCGGTCAGACCGGCAAAATTGTTGCGCCACAGCTGTACATCGCGGTTGGTATTTCCGGCGCGATCCAGCATCTGGCGGGCATGAAAGACTCCAAAGTGATCGTCGCGATCAACAAGGACGAAGAAGCCCCGATCTTCCAGGTAGCGGATTACGG is a window of Pseudomonas taetrolens DNA encoding:
- a CDS encoding electron transfer flavoprotein subunit beta/FixA family protein; amino-acid sequence: MKVLVAVKRVVDYNVKVRVKADNSGVDLANVKMSMNPFCEIAVEEAVRLKEKGVATEIVVVSIGPTTAQEQLRTALALGADRAILVESAEDLTSLAVAKLLKAVVDKEQPQLVILGKQAIDSDNNQTGQMLAALTGYGQGTFASNVEVAGDKVAVTREIDGGAQTVSLSLPAIITTDLRLNEPRYASLPNIMKAKKKPLEVLTPDALGVSTASTNKTVKVEAPAARSAGIKVKSVAELVEKLKNEAKVI
- a CDS encoding electron transfer flavoprotein subunit alpha/FixB family protein, encoding MTILVIAEHDGKVLAPATLNTVAAAAKIGGDINVLVAGQGIGSVAEAAAKIAGVAKVLVADNAAYAHQLPENVAPLVAELGAGYSHILAAATSNGKNILPRVAAQLDVDQISEIISVESADTFKRPIYAGNAIATVQSTAPVKVITVRATGFDPVAAEGGSAAVEAVAAVHDAGTSSFVGEELAKSDRPELTAAKIVVSGGRGMQNGDNFKHLYALADKLGAAVGASRAAVDAGFVPNDMQVGQTGKIVAPQLYIAVGISGAIQHLAGMKDSKVIVAINKDEEAPIFQVADYGLVADLFEAVPELEKLV
- a CDS encoding AraC family transcriptional regulator, which produces MFLTRHRDENATLVSLIKPLATRSGFVSTLLPQVRVVSACEAVARMPQIYEPSLMVIAQGSKLAYLGQRTLEYGAGHYLVQALSVPFECETFASDEEPLLGVAISIDRAVLGELVLAMGLDPQRSAVPQTPESMTSAVLDDEMRQAVERLLRCLHDPMECRIMGPARLREVLFAALRGPQAGVLRALVEQQGQFARVAASLSHLHEHFAEPLSVETLARCANMSASTFHEHFKRSTLLSPVQYLKRLRLLRAQQLLLSEGLGVAQVAERVGYQSTSQFSREYKRYFERSPGHEGAATVS
- a CDS encoding NAD(P)-dependent alcohol dehydrogenase; this translates as MSTVTYNAIGYAAKTTSAPLAPLPFNRREPRPDDVAIEVMYCGVCHSDIHQVNNDWGFAVYPVMPGHEIVGKVTAIGSDVTQYKVGDLVGVGCMVDSCRECSACKEDLEQYCLEGFTQTYGSPDRIDGTTTMGGYSDSIVVREAFVVRIPENLDPASAAPLLCAGITTYSPLQHYGVEPGDKVGILGMGGLGHMGIKFAKAMGAEVTLFTRSEAKAAEARRQGADHVIVSTDAEQMKAAAGHFDFLLDTIPVKHDLNPYLETLRFDGVHILVGLIEPIEPALDAFNLVFKRRVLAGSLIGGIAETQEMLDFSAEHGITCDIEMLDIKNINEAFERVVKGDVKYRFVIDMKTLKA
- a CDS encoding electron transfer flavoprotein-ubiquinone oxidoreductase produces the protein MEREYMEFDVVIVGAGPAGLSAACRLKQKAAEAGKEISVCVVEKGSEVGAHILSGAVFEPRALNELFPDWKELGAPLNTPVTRDDIYVLRSEATATKVPDLFVPKTMHNEGNYIISLGNLCRWLAQQAENLGVEIYPGFAAQEVLFDENNVVRGIITGDLGVDREGNPKEGLYTPGMELRGKYTLFAEGCRGHLGKQLIERFKLDSEADSQHYGIGLKEIWEIDPAKHQPGLVVHTAGWPLDIISRENTGGSFLYHLENNQVVVGLIVDLSYSNTFLSPFDEFQRLKHHPVLKQYLEGGKRISYGARALAKGGLNSLPKMVFNGGALIGCDLGTMNVAKIKGSHTAMKSGMLAADAVADSLLAGSEGGDALNTYVEAFKGSWLFDELFASRNFGPAMHKFGPIMGAGFNWLDQNIFGGKLPFTLHDTKPDYACLKHASDCKKIDYPKPDGKLSFDKLSSVFLSSTNHEEEQPCHLKLRDPSIPISVNLPLYDEPAQRYCPAGVYEVITQESGEKRFQINAQNCVHCKTCDIKDPSQNITWVTPEGAGGPTYPNM